A window from Lactiplantibacillus pentosus encodes these proteins:
- the tkt gene encoding transketolase yields the protein MQKFDEIDDLAVANLRVLSAEMIERAGSGHPGLPLGAAPMLWALWSRHLRIDPQQPQWSNRDRFVLSAGHGSAILYSLLHMSGFQVTMADLQHFRQFGSHTPGHPELGVVDGVEATTGPLGQGLGMAVGMALAERHLAAQFASAPQLVDHYTYALVGDGDLMEGVSHEAASFAGNQQLSKLIVLYDDNSVSLDGPTSRSFRTDVNQRFESYGWATQTVTDGNDLTAINAAIERAKQETRPSLIAVKTTIGYGAPQAGTNAVHGNPLGAAGLASLRATLNWDAAPFTVLPAVAKRAHELIQRRGQAAHVQWQAQRDQLPVAIMHQFDQQLHNGLPVDLATSLPTFDEGAQASRMTSHTVIQQLADRLPGLLGGAADLASSNKTTIETDQLATPTSPEQRNLAFGVREFGMGTILNGLALHGGLRVFGGTFLVFSDYTRAAIRLAAMMKLPVTYVFTHDSIAVGEDGPTHQPIEQVMSLRLIPNVTVIRPADPNETVAAWWQAVNATNHPTVLVLTRQNLAVLPHSKSLAMTGVARGGYVLSPQRGKQPMGILIASGSEVDLALQAQAKLAAQGTDVSVVSMPSMENFARQSATYQAQVLPPQVRRRVAIEMGATLGWERYVGLDGAVIGIDHFGASGAAEQVLAANGFTAEDIVQTYQRLPIDTTQQLRVI from the coding sequence ATGCAAAAATTTGATGAAATTGATGATCTGGCCGTGGCCAACTTACGGGTATTGAGTGCAGAAATGATTGAACGAGCTGGTTCTGGGCATCCGGGACTACCACTGGGTGCAGCGCCAATGTTATGGGCGTTGTGGAGCAGGCACTTACGCATTGATCCGCAACAGCCACAATGGTCTAACCGTGACCGCTTCGTCTTATCGGCTGGGCATGGTTCAGCGATTCTCTACAGCTTGTTACATATGAGCGGTTTTCAGGTGACGATGGCGGACCTGCAGCATTTTCGCCAGTTTGGTAGTCATACGCCGGGGCATCCGGAACTAGGAGTGGTTGACGGGGTGGAAGCCACGACCGGACCACTCGGACAAGGCCTTGGTATGGCAGTCGGGATGGCGCTGGCAGAACGGCACTTAGCTGCTCAATTCGCGAGTGCGCCACAATTGGTTGACCATTACACCTACGCGTTGGTTGGGGACGGCGATTTGATGGAAGGTGTCTCACACGAAGCCGCCAGTTTTGCCGGTAATCAGCAGTTGAGCAAACTCATCGTGTTGTACGACGATAACAGCGTCTCACTAGATGGACCGACCAGCCGCTCATTTCGCACTGATGTCAACCAACGCTTCGAGAGTTACGGCTGGGCCACACAAACGGTCACGGATGGGAATGATTTGACCGCCATCAATGCGGCCATTGAACGGGCCAAACAGGAGACCCGCCCGAGTCTAATTGCCGTTAAAACAACGATTGGCTACGGCGCACCCCAAGCCGGCACCAACGCCGTTCATGGGAATCCATTAGGCGCCGCCGGTTTGGCAAGTTTGCGCGCAACGCTGAATTGGGATGCCGCCCCGTTCACCGTCTTACCAGCGGTTGCCAAACGCGCGCACGAGTTGATCCAACGGCGCGGTCAAGCTGCTCATGTCCAGTGGCAAGCACAACGAGATCAGTTACCCGTTGCGATTATGCACCAGTTTGACCAACAGCTGCATAATGGATTGCCAGTCGACTTGGCAACTAGCCTGCCAACCTTTGACGAAGGGGCGCAAGCATCACGCATGACCAGTCATACGGTGATTCAACAATTAGCGGACCGGTTACCGGGCTTGCTCGGTGGCGCAGCGGACCTGGCGAGTTCAAACAAAACGACCATTGAAACGGACCAACTAGCCACGCCGACGAGTCCAGAACAACGCAACTTAGCCTTTGGGGTTCGCGAGTTTGGAATGGGGACGATTTTGAACGGACTGGCATTACATGGCGGCTTACGCGTCTTTGGTGGAACTTTTCTCGTCTTCTCCGATTACACCCGCGCGGCAATTCGACTCGCGGCGATGATGAAGTTACCCGTCACTTACGTCTTCACCCATGATTCGATCGCGGTCGGTGAAGATGGACCGACCCATCAACCCATCGAACAAGTGATGAGCTTGCGGTTGATACCGAATGTGACGGTGATTCGACCTGCTGATCCGAATGAAACTGTGGCCGCATGGTGGCAGGCTGTTAACGCAACGAATCATCCCACCGTGCTGGTTCTGACCCGCCAAAACTTAGCGGTGTTACCGCATTCCAAGTCGTTGGCGATGACCGGGGTCGCCCGCGGCGGTTACGTGTTGTCACCACAACGCGGCAAGCAACCGATGGGCATTTTGATTGCGAGTGGATCCGAAGTTGATTTAGCGTTGCAAGCGCAAGCCAAATTGGCGGCGCAAGGCACAGACGTCAGCGTCGTTTCCATGCCATCAATGGAGAATTTCGCGCGGCAATCAGCCACGTATCAAGCGCAAGTCTTGCCACCACAAGTTCGGCGGCGCGTCGCTATCGAGATGGGGGCGACCCTCGGTTGGGAACGCTACGTTGGACTGGATGGCGCGGTCATCGGCATCGACCATTTTGGCGCGAGTGGCGCGGCTGAGCAAGTCTTAGCCGCCAACGGGTTTACCGCTGAGGACATCGTGCAGACCTACCAGCGTTTGCCTATTGATACGACACAACAGTTACGCGTTATTTAG
- a CDS encoding shikimate dehydrogenase codes for MIDGETALFGFIAHPARHSRSPRMHNLSFDHWGLNARYLAFDVAPDQLAGTIAGIRSMGIAGVNLSMPFKQTVVPLLDELTPRAQRIQAVNTIKNVHGKLIGDSTDGAGVFQDLQHQGLHLTGKRVMVLGAGGAGKAIIAAALDYGVASVTVFKRNNERFSAVKRWLEQLSQTTSVELKLVAYEDHQQMQQVAQASDLIINATNIGMTTTGTPLPLETIRQLKPQQTVYDVIYQPLETTFLRLARQQGCHTHNGLGMLIWQGALAFEFWTGKPMPVAAVRQDMLASIQASQPIAARA; via the coding sequence ATGATTGATGGAGAAACGGCGTTATTTGGATTTATCGCGCACCCCGCACGGCACAGTCGCTCACCGCGGATGCATAATTTAAGCTTTGATCACTGGGGGCTCAACGCCCGCTACTTAGCGTTTGACGTTGCCCCCGACCAGCTAGCAGGCACGATTGCCGGAATTCGCAGCATGGGCATCGCCGGGGTCAACTTATCGATGCCCTTCAAGCAAACTGTCGTCCCACTGCTGGATGAGTTGACCCCGCGTGCACAACGCATTCAAGCAGTTAATACGATCAAGAACGTTCATGGCAAGTTGATTGGTGATAGCACGGATGGCGCAGGCGTTTTTCAAGATTTACAACACCAAGGTCTGCATTTGACAGGCAAACGGGTGATGGTGCTCGGCGCGGGCGGGGCTGGTAAGGCGATTATCGCTGCCGCACTGGATTATGGTGTCGCGAGCGTGACGGTCTTCAAGCGCAACAATGAGCGCTTTTCCGCGGTCAAACGCTGGCTCGAACAGCTAAGCCAGACGACCAGCGTTGAGTTGAAATTAGTTGCTTATGAAGACCATCAGCAGATGCAACAAGTGGCGCAGGCCAGCGACCTGATTATTAATGCGACGAATATCGGAATGACGACGACTGGTACCCCGTTACCACTTGAGACGATTCGTCAGTTAAAACCGCAACAAACGGTTTATGACGTGATTTACCAACCACTGGAAACGACTTTTCTACGGCTGGCTCGTCAACAGGGCTGTCACACCCATAATGGACTCGGTATGTTGATTTGGCAGGGCGCCCTGGCCTTTGAGTTCTGGACGGGGAAGCCGATGCCAGTCGCAGCAGTCCGACAAGATATGTTAGCAAGTATTCAAGCCAGCCAGCCAATTGCGGCACGGGCCTAA
- the aroF gene encoding 3-deoxy-7-phosphoheptulonate synthase, with amino-acid sequence MIIILKPATAQAMQAKLVSQFGADHEIFTHNERIAIQGITADQLPTDVKAASTEILTDVPAAVQSSRLFHPEDTIIKTPHSVIGGDQFVMMAGPCSVESAEHVDQMAAVAKQGGATIVRGGAFKPRTSPYSFQGLGETGLQYLRAAADKHGLDMITEVMDDEHVAMVAKYTDIFQIGARNMQNFSLLKAVGQTQIPVALKRGMSATIDDVLNAAEYIAAGGNHQIMILERGIRTFDNKYTRNTFDLGAVPVLQSLTHYPVIVDPSHAVGTWELVTPMAMAGVAAGASGMIVEIHDQPTKALSDGPQALKPATYLKMARQAFQLHDLMQTWA; translated from the coding sequence ATGATTATTATTTTAAAACCAGCAACTGCCCAGGCCATGCAGGCCAAATTAGTGAGCCAATTTGGCGCCGACCACGAGATCTTCACACATAACGAGCGCATCGCGATTCAAGGTATCACGGCAGATCAACTGCCAACGGATGTTAAAGCTGCCAGTACCGAAATTTTGACGGATGTACCCGCTGCCGTGCAAAGCAGTCGCCTATTTCATCCCGAAGATACGATTATTAAAACGCCCCATAGTGTGATTGGCGGTGACCAGTTCGTCATGATGGCCGGCCCTTGTTCGGTTGAAAGTGCCGAACACGTTGATCAGATGGCCGCCGTGGCCAAGCAGGGTGGCGCGACGATCGTCCGGGGTGGCGCCTTCAAACCGCGGACTTCACCATACAGTTTTCAAGGACTCGGTGAGACCGGGCTGCAATACTTACGGGCGGCTGCCGATAAGCACGGTCTCGATATGATTACGGAAGTCATGGATGATGAACACGTTGCCATGGTTGCGAAATACACGGATATCTTCCAGATTGGTGCCCGCAATATGCAAAACTTCTCGTTACTCAAAGCGGTGGGGCAAACCCAGATTCCAGTTGCGTTAAAACGCGGCATGTCGGCGACCATCGATGACGTTCTCAACGCAGCTGAATACATTGCCGCGGGTGGTAATCATCAAATCATGATTTTAGAACGGGGCATCCGGACGTTTGATAATAAGTACACCCGCAACACGTTTGATTTAGGGGCCGTACCGGTCTTGCAATCGCTGACGCACTACCCCGTTATCGTCGACCCCAGTCACGCGGTCGGCACTTGGGAGCTGGTGACGCCAATGGCCATGGCCGGGGTTGCGGCGGGGGCTAGTGGGATGATCGTCGAGATCCACGACCAACCAACAAAAGCTTTGTCGGACGGTCCCCAGGCACTCAAGCCCGCAACTTACTTGAAGATGGCGCGCCAAGCCTTCCAGTTGCATGATTTGATGCAGACTTGGGCATAG
- the aroB gene encoding 3-dehydroquinate synthase produces the protein MKTINVTTKTKSYAIKIGTGALSQLGDLVKTVWQPGQVAVVTDTNVHPHYAQPVVTALKAAGFQVHVLTVPAGEQSKSWAQVERLIDQLSRAHFTRSDGVLALGGGVVGDLAGFVAATYMRGIGLIQVPTSLLAQVDSSVGGKTAIDLPTGKNLVGSFYQPNLVVIDPDTLKTLPERMLAEGYGEIVKCAALVGGDFWSLLQPITDVTAILPAAPALIAASVAFKAQIVMADEHEQGQRQLLNFGHTIGHALELLAHGRLMHGEAVAIGLVQVSRLFAMHGLAPAELAETIAARLSAVGLPTKLPAIASAEVVAAMHHDKKIHHDALTWVYLDAIGKPKLAPVPVAELPAWVAPLWQLPTEVAGPTDN, from the coding sequence ATGAAAACAATTAACGTTACGACTAAAACCAAATCTTATGCCATCAAAATTGGGACTGGCGCCCTATCACAGCTCGGCGACCTGGTCAAAACGGTCTGGCAACCGGGTCAAGTTGCCGTCGTCACGGATACGAACGTGCATCCGCATTACGCCCAACCAGTGGTCACGGCACTGAAGGCGGCCGGGTTTCAGGTGCACGTGCTGACGGTGCCCGCTGGCGAGCAGAGTAAAAGTTGGGCACAAGTTGAACGACTAATTGACCAGCTGAGCCGCGCCCATTTTACGCGCAGCGATGGGGTGCTGGCACTCGGCGGCGGTGTCGTGGGTGACCTGGCCGGATTTGTCGCGGCGACCTATATGCGGGGCATCGGCCTGATTCAAGTACCGACCTCCTTGTTAGCGCAGGTCGACAGTTCGGTCGGTGGCAAGACCGCAATCGACCTGCCAACGGGTAAAAATTTAGTTGGTAGTTTTTACCAGCCAAACCTCGTCGTCATTGATCCTGACACGCTAAAAACGCTGCCAGAGCGGATGTTGGCGGAGGGATACGGGGAAATCGTCAAGTGTGCTGCATTGGTCGGTGGCGACTTCTGGTCATTATTACAACCCATTACTGATGTCACCGCAATTTTACCAGCGGCACCAGCGTTGATTGCGGCCAGCGTGGCGTTTAAAGCCCAAATCGTGATGGCGGATGAACATGAGCAAGGTCAGCGCCAGCTTTTGAACTTTGGTCACACGATTGGTCACGCCCTCGAGCTACTAGCACACGGTCGTTTGATGCACGGTGAAGCGGTGGCAATTGGTCTCGTTCAAGTCAGCCGGCTGTTCGCCATGCACGGCTTGGCACCTGCTGAGTTGGCAGAGACGATTGCTGCCCGGTTGAGCGCGGTCGGCTTACCGACCAAGTTGCCAGCCATTGCATCCGCCGAGGTGGTGGCAGCGATGCACCATGATAAAAAAATTCATCACGACGCGTTAACCTGGGTCTACTTGGATGCAATCGGTAAGCCCAAATTAGCACCGGTACCTGTCGCAGAACTTCCCGCCTGGGTGGCGCCCTTGTGGCAGTTACCGACAGAGGTGGCGGGGCCGACTGACAACTGA
- a CDS encoding metal-sulfur cluster assembly factor, whose protein sequence is MIKTRPSFKEAALTALRTVIDPELGINIVDLGLIYDITYDADLQLCTVTMTLTIMGCPLTGYLDDHIKAALSALNDVDQVLINLVWEPAWSVAKMSRAAKLELGLH, encoded by the coding sequence ATGATCAAGACAAGGCCATCATTTAAGGAAGCGGCGTTAACCGCCTTACGAACCGTCATCGACCCCGAACTTGGCATTAATATCGTCGACCTGGGGTTAATTTACGACATCACTTATGATGCCGACCTTCAACTGTGTACCGTCACGATGACGCTCACCATTATGGGTTGCCCATTGACGGGCTATCTGGACGACCACATCAAGGCAGCACTAAGCGCGTTGAATGATGTTGACCAGGTGCTCATTAATCTTGTCTGGGAACCCGCATGGTCAGTCGCTAAGATGTCACGGGCTGCCAAGCTAGAACTCGGTTTACACTGA